In the genome of Aphidius gifuensis isolate YNYX2018 linkage group LG6, ASM1490517v1, whole genome shotgun sequence, the window TCAACAAATACgagtgttttttgtttttgtttgttgCCACTTgccaaacatatttttttttactcaaacaCTGAACTAAATAAGTGATTTAGACAATTTTATACCAATCAATTtcgataatatttaaataacaatggaAAATGGTGTAAGAGTAAATGATAATAGTGAGGAGGTTGAAAAACTAACactaaaaatcataaataatgacaaaatgAAAGAATCAAATGATGACATTGATGCATTATTTCCAATTCCAAATTTTGGAATTGACGTTGGTGATGTACCATTGAGCAAAGCACTTGTTACAAAATGTGATTTATTTTGGATTTGTGTATCAATATTAACTCATTTAATTGACATTGGTGCTGATTTAAATCTTGCAAGAAGTTATTATGTTGGTGGAATGTTTGGATACTTCATATGGActgttattttcttatttgCTCCATCATTTATCAACATCATTGTCAGCATCAGAATGTACAATCAAGACTGCGAggtaaatgagaaaaaataaaattaaataatttattaataactatgtattttaatcatgatattgtaatttttttctttttagaaaaatgcagaaaattataaaacacaaACACTTGCTAATAAAACTGTTCGTAATGTTTTATGTTGGCCAgcaattttgatatttcaattaGCACCAGTATTACGTTACattgattgttttaattttgcattaaaatcatataattACAAAGCTAAAggtgataatttaaaacaaaaaaaatattatcttaaaatgttaaaagaaGAACAAGATATTGCACTTTTAAGAGTATTTGAATGTTTTCTTGAAGCAGCACCACATCAAATACTCCAACTAACAATAATGATGATCAATCATGATGAACAAAATATCAATTCAAAttgtaagtatatttattatttactattaacaactaatgttaatatttatttaaattactattgCAGTTATTCATCAGTGTATTTCGATACTAAGTTCATTGATAGGAATGGGCTGGGCAATGGCATCTTATCATCGCAGTATAAGACTTGCCCAGTGGGACAAAGAAAATATCACTGCAATTGGAAGTTATCTACAATTTTTCTGGCACTTTTTTATCactggtaatttattttgttgtttgttaATCATCAagatacaattattaaaaatcatattgagataattcttttttgttttttttagtttcaagAATTGTTGCAATCAGTGCAGCAGCAACAGTATTTACAATGTACACATTAATTGTTGCAATAGTACACTGgattataatgacaatttGGATATTATTTAGACCATCTGGTGTTGAACAATTTTGTCGTGATCTTAGAAAACCTCCACATGCACGTCTTactattgttgaaaaaattaaatcatggcTATTTGCTTCGGTAATTGGTGttatatctatttttacatatttaaaacCAAGTGAAGGACCAACATACTGGCGACATGCATTTTATTATACTATTTGTGgtattgaaaatgtttttgcTTGTTTAATATggatttattttgatgttgcTGTTACAAAATGGtattatgaattaattattattctttgtaCAGCTCCATTTATTCTTGGAATGtcatttatgattatttattatcaattttttcatccagcaactaaaaaaaatattgttaatcaataatttatttgatttattttcttgagAATCTCAAATTATTTGTACCAGTgcatttatacttttataacttttataatGCTTTGATTAGATTATTTTAAggatacaattattaaaaaagaaaaatattaaacttaacattttttaaatgttaaaatgggtttatattttttgttgaatgtttatttaatatttagctcaaatgttgaaatttaatattcaaaaaaaagtaatattttcaagataaatttcGGAGCAAaactgaaatattaattttagttttcaattcaacaaaatatatattttcaactgcctatttttgttgagaaaaaaatattgatattatcaattaaccatgacatatttttatacgataaattaaatttaaataaaaaaaaattataataaacactCAAGactatatttgtaataataaatttattcttaatgtgaaataaatattttttttaatggcatttacaatttattcattgaattAAAACCAGCATTCATATTGAcacgaaaaagaaaataatcaacttaATTGTGCTAAATAAACATTGACTGCCTGTCAGTTTTGGTGcccaaaaaatacaaaaagttttgttattttatttatgacagTAAATTTTCCATTGcacattaaaaaatgattagtAATTAAGTGAATAattgatgttattatttatcattgtaaaagaaaaatttaacaaatgatattaatgaatttataaaatttttgagtgcagtatttttttaaattaattttaaactaatCAACCGGATTTTGTACCACAATTAGTATAAATTCTTTATCAGGTGCAACCATAACTTCATGTTTTTTACTACGAATTCTCAAAAATGTCAAATCATTTGTTGGATCCAAATCACGAATGACAGATCTTGCTTTATCTGACAATTGGCTTATCAAACCAGCATACTGAACAGTTGTTGTATTAtccattgttgtttttattggtatacctaattaatttatttacaattaaaaattactatcttttattactattacaaattaattaaaaacaaaccTTCAGAATTAACGACAATTGTACCAACAACTCCTTTATGAGATTGAATTCTCTTCATAGTCTCTTCAACTTCCTGAgcctaaaaaattaattaattttaaatgacaacaattgtaacaattattatgacacataaatattcataattttattaccatttttttgtattattattaataattacaatattatttttaatgcaaaTTTAATCAATGACGTTGTCAAGAAACAGTCAAATAACCATGAATGTGTGTTTGATCTTtaatgaagcaaaaaaaaactgaaacaAACAcgtaaacgtaaaaaaaaaaaaagacaaccaATCAGCCATTTTGAAATTATAGTTCATTATTTAGCCACTAGCGCGGGGGGTTTTTATTTTGCGCgcgaatattttaaataaaataaaaacagtgttgttaatttatgtttaacaattaaaaataaatttcattttattaatttgtttgtttttctttttgacatatacatttatacatgaaaaaataaaatatattaggttaattttaaacatgatATATCAGTTGCATCACCTTTGTATCTATTCATTTGTCTTAACAGAtgtaattttgattgtttacAATGTGTTGTATGTAGCTCATAAAGTGTAcacatatttaataatacaggttcttgtaaaaatttaattggattACGTGTAACATTTGTTTCTAATAATTGTACAGCTGTTTTTAATTGTccattatataataaacaaacagccatattattaattaacataatatTTGTTGGTTCAATTATTGATGCAgctttaaaacaattaaatgctTCTTGAAATGCATTTTGTGCAACAGCCATTAAACCTCTATCAATTAATTCACGTACATTAAGTGTATcatgtttatcatttttaaatgtaaattttttttcagctgatAATACATCacctaaaaataaatgtacacGTCCAATTGctgatttaataatatcaatttgttCATTATTCCATTcagataaatttaacaaatcatCAAGTACTTCAATtgcaagaataaaattttttgttaataatgaacaattaataattgatattaaaatacgTGAACGTCGTCCAGACCATAATTTAATTGCatcttgtttttcatttgttgtaaatttagCTGTACTATTACCATCttcagttaaatttaaatttaaattatcaatcattttatttgttattgataatatatgatataaattatcaattgcatctttatatttaccataATATGATGGTATTTCAGCAAGTAATAAACGAAATGAAAATGATGCCATTGAACCATGACGTGTACCATATAATTctggataaaatataaaataaatatctggtttatctaaattatcaaatgattgtGATTCAgcttttaatatatcaatttgaCGTAATTTAGCTAATAATGATAATCTTGTAAACCATAATTGTAATGAATGTGGTGTATGTTTACttggataattaatttttccataacCTTGTCCATAAACAGCTAATAATCTACCAGATAAATTAACAGCAGCACGATAACATCCAGCTTGTATTAAATTTCTTAAACCACGTTCATCTTGTGTTACATCAGATGATGTTAATACATTACGatgtatattttcatcatcaccaaGATAATGTATTGATGCTTCTTTTGTTGTATCAACCATATCACCTTGTAATGTTAAACCAGgcattgttaaattaatacgATCTGGTAAACATGTACCTGGTGTTGATGTTGCTATTGTACGTAATATTAATCTTGTATTTTCAGATGGTATCCAAGCATCACGATGATAATCAGATGATATATCTGTTGATCTTTCACttgtaaatattgtatttgtatttaaaaattcagttGTATTTATTTCTGACATTGgtgataattcatttaattcacatatacCTGATACTTGTGATtgtgatgaattaaaaaaatctgttGATGAATTTGATGATACTATTTCATCAAATACTGTTAAAGTATTATCATCGAAATATTTACccaaatttgtatttttttcgatttctaattttttattttctgccattttataatttatttaaacaattatatatttttgttgtcttgaaatatttattttgacatcTTAAacgtcattattatttattattgacataCCTTCAAGTCATCTCAGGTTTAGTTAGGTTAATGATCCAGCGACTGTCGATTTATAGAAATTGCCTAAATTTGGTTGCACATGTCTTAATGTCTATGATCATTTGAGGTTAcaagtgtttatttatttatttatattgtaaatttattattaaaaaaatattaaaatggatCATGATTTAGTACAAGATCATGGTGGTTTACGTGTTGATGGTAGAAAACCACTGGAATTACGTCAAATTCGTGTTAGAATGGGTGTATTTGGACAAGCTGATGGTAGTGCATATTTAGAACaaggaaaaacaaaaatattagctaCTGTTTATGGTCCACATCaggtaataatataatttaaacaattgacaattataccatgtatttataaaaaaaaaaattgtttattttagcCAAGAGGTGCAGCAGCAAGAAGTACtgcaaataaatcaacaaaaggTCTTGTTAATTGTCAATACAGTATGGCTGTATTTTGTTTAAGTTCTGgtgaaagaaaaagaagaccAAGAGGTGATAAAAAAACTCAAGAAAGATCAATACAACTTAGACATGCCATGGAAGCAATATTAAATCTTGAAACATTTCCACGTTCacaaattgatatatttattgaagtaCTTCAAGTTGATGGTGGTGATTATTGTGCTGCTGTTAATGCAGCAACAATTGCACTTATTGATGCTGGTATACCAATAAAAGATTATGCTATTGGTTGTACAGTAACATTACCAGATTCATCAgttaaatatgatgatgaaattggTGGTATTGGTATACTTGATGCAAATAATCTTGAAGAATATGGACCAGGTGTTACATTATCTGTTGTTGCATTACcagaaacaattaatgaagtTACAAAAGAACCAGGTCTTATTGTTATTGCTCAAGGTTCTGGACAACGTCTTCATCTTAGTAAACTTGAAGGAATGAAAAGTAGAGCATTATTTGGTtgtatgaatattaaaaaaattcttgatttAGCTGTTAGACAACATCTTAATTCAAATTCACTTCcatcattatttaatgtacatactttagaataaataattaaataaattcaataaatttctcttttatttttattaacaatactATATTCAATTAGTTCataatttgtgaaaaaaaaatatgatcaaaaatttacaaaaaaatatacttttaacaatataagtaattttttttttttttcatttaattatttgatataaattctaaattttatttccataaCTGGtgtataaaaatagtaaattaattatttatttataattttgcatCTGGATGTCTTTCCATGATCATACCAACACCCtgtaattcaaataaaaaaatgataaatcatatatgaaaatgaaaaaaatttaagtgtagaattaaattttacctgTCCACCAGCAGCACAAGCTGCAATAAGACCAAATTGTTGATCTTCTTTGATCATTCTATTGGCTGTATGACAAGCTAATCTAACTCCAGTTGCTGCAAATGGATGACCAATTGAAAGTGAACCACCCCAAgcattccatttttttaaatctggtACTCCAATCTTTGCACTTTTTTTAAGATATTCTTTAGCAAAATAATCTGAATCTAAAGCTCTTAAATTTGCTAATATTTGAGCAGCAAATGCTTCATGAACTTCCCAAACACCAATGTCTTTCATTGAGAGTCCAGCAATATCCAAAACCtatgtaaaatgaaaatacataaataacataaaatttaataaaatgtaatttttaaatttacttttggAATAGCATAAGCTGGTCCAAGAAGAAGTTGATCAATTGGATCCTGTGAAACATAAGTAAAACTTTTCATATATGCTTTTGGTTTAAGTCCCAATTGTTTAGCTTTTTCTTCAGTCATAATAAGACCAGCAGAAGCACCATCAGTTAAAAATGAAGCATTTGCTGCTGTTATTGTTCCATATGGTTTAACAAATGCTGGTTTTAATTTAGCCAATGATTCTGGTGTTGATACACGAATACCATTATCTTTATCAACAACTTTATCTTTTCCTGGTACTTTAAATGGTACTAAATCAGATAAATCACCACGTTGTTCAGCTTGTTTAGCAAGTGTATGTGATCTAAGTGCATATTCATCTTGTTCAGCTCTTGTTACACCAAAAGATGCTGCAAGACGATCAGATGAGTGTCCCATTATTTCACCAGATGAAAATTCAGCAACACCAGGTAcctttaattgaaaaaaaaatcatattaatattcaaattgataaaaatataaatatataattacatcAGGAATAAAATGTCCAGGTCTAATTGTTGAAAGTATTGATAATGTTTGTCCAAATGATTTTGCTTTTGATGCTTTAAGCATTGTACTACGCATTTGACGACTATGTCTTATTGGAATATCAGTCATAAATTCAACTCcaccagcaacaacaacatcaaatgCACCACTTGCTATGAGACCCATACCAGTTGTTAATGCAACATTACTACTTATACAAGCCATTGTTACAGTATGAGCTGGTGTACGATCACTATAACCAGCAGCAAGTGCAGCTTCACGTCCaatatttgatgttttaaCTTCTTGCATTACAGTACCATACACAACATAATCAATCATTTCTTTTggaatatttgtttttctctGAAGATGTCTGttgaaattcaatattaattattttctttttacttttgttattatttttttttttgtttttttaatacttacaATAATGTGTGTGTTGCTAAATCATGTGCCATCAATTTATTGTAATCAGTACCAGACAATAAAAATGGTGTTCTAACAgcatcaacaaaaacaatttttttacctccttgattatcattttttgttgcATATTGTTTACTTCCAACAACTGTTGATCCTAAGAAACCTGTAAttcgaaaaatattaacattattattttatatttatatattcatttgattaATCATTATTGGGATCAAATTGTCATTCAGATATTTCAGTTAAATTAGCAAATgggaatatatatttgtttttttctattttaatttatccaaggAGATTTTCGAAACGAACTTTGTACCTTACAACCAGCTGAAGTTGTACGTCacaataatgttaaattatattttttattttcaatcaacaataaatatcaaCCTGGTAGTTTTGTTAATTCATGTAAATACGTACCTTGACGAGATATTCCTGGAGACAATTTCAATGcattttttgcaataaatatcGACATCTTGGATGCTGATTAACAAACttgaaattgttgaaaattgctTGATATTATCACACACAAGTCACACAAcaagaaactttatttttttattttttttattaaaaatcttgacacacacacactcatttattgttgaataacaataaaaacaaataaactttAGTCTATCTAATGTCATTGGTTGATCATTTGTCAATATTAACCAATCAAATTACGAAACAAAAAAGCGCAGCCATTTTCCCcatgaaatttaaaacaagtctttgaaaaattaaaattgactgATTTTTAATAGatgaattaatcaaaatataaagaaaaaaatatgatatgatgtgttattaaataaaaatgcaaaataattgaatttaatcattaaaaaaattagaaaagtTTTAACTAGTAACAAAACATTTCCCCAccatctttaaaaatatatttccccAAATAAAAAGCGCggtaaatttgaatattaaatatgactttttttaaaatagaaacttcaatcgtcaaaaaaatttttttaaattataagagAGAGCGCTAGAAGAGAAAGAAAACTGGTTTATTTTATCCCTCAGTTGCTTGTTATTTTTGGACTTGAGCACCAAAGATCCGTGGGAAGATAAATGATGTGAATAATTTAACAAGgaaaatggaaaaatcaattcacattatttttagttaaaaacaCTTGTGTTCTAAtttcagataaataaatatataaaattaaataaaattataaattttattatttttaaaaaataaaattacaaggatgatataaattatgaaGGCTATGTAAATGTATCACTGATAAAAGAGTTCGTGGGGtatcaaaaaagtaaataaagaaaaaatatatattaaaaaattcattacaaagatacaattgtaaataataagtcgaataaattaatcaaataaaaaaatatgtttaatgAAGATAAGAATATTGCCTGATGTTTTTCAGTGCGGATATACcaactgataataaattataagaatatttttttcatctgttcTATTTGATGATTAcattaaacaattgttgaaaaataatatacaaaaaattttttatgtaaaacttaaataattatcaatgttataaaaaatcaaaatttgtgtatttgcttatttatttttgagcaaaaaaataattaaat includes:
- the LOC122859380 gene encoding exosome complex component RRP41, producing MDHDLVQDHGGLRVDGRKPLELRQIRVRMGVFGQADGSAYLEQGKTKILATVYGPHQPRGAAARSTANKSTKGLVNCQYSMAVFCLSSGERKRRPRGDKKTQERSIQLRHAMEAILNLETFPRSQIDIFIEVLQVDGGDYCAAVNAATIALIDAGIPIKDYAIGCTVTLPDSSVKYDDEIGGIGILDANNLEEYGPGVTLSVVALPETINEVTKEPGLIVIAQGSGQRLHLSKLEGMKSRALFGCMNIKKILDLAVRQHLNSNSLPSLFNVHTLE
- the LOC122859378 gene encoding trifunctional enzyme subunit beta, mitochondrial, whose translation is MSIFIAKNALKLSPGISRQGFLGSTVVGSKQYATKNDNQGGKKIVFVDAVRTPFLLSGTDYNKLMAHDLATHTLLHLQRKTNIPKEMIDYVVYGTVMQEVKTSNIGREAALAAGYSDRTPAHTVTMACISSNVALTTGMGLIASGAFDVVVAGGVEFMTDIPIRHSRQMRSTMLKASKAKSFGQTLSILSTIRPGHFIPDVPGVAEFSSGEIMGHSSDRLAASFGVTRAEQDEYALRSHTLAKQAEQRGDLSDLVPFKVPGKDKVVDKDNGIRVSTPESLAKLKPAFVKPYGTITAANASFLTDGASAGLIMTEEKAKQLGLKPKAYMKSFTYVSQDPIDQLLLGPAYAIPKVLDIAGLSMKDIGVWEVHEAFAAQILANLRALDSDYFAKEYLKKSAKIGVPDLKKWNAWGGSLSIGHPFAATGVRLACHTANRMIKEDQQFGLIAACAAGGQGVGMIMERHPDAKL
- the LOC122859377 gene encoding trafficking protein particle complex subunit 12, producing MAENKKLEIEKNTNLGKYFDDNTLTVFDEIVSSNSSTDFFNSSQSQVSGICELNELSPMSEINTTEFLNTNTIFTSERSTDISSDYHRDAWIPSENTRLILRTIATSTPGTCLPDRINLTMPGLTLQGDMVDTTKEASIHYLGDDENIHRNVLTSSDVTQDERGLRNLIQAGCYRAAVNLSGRLLAVYGQGYGKINYPSKHTPHSLQLWFTRLSLLAKLRQIDILKAESQSFDNLDKPDIYFIFYPELYGTRHGSMASFSFRLLLAEIPSYYGKYKDAIDNLYHILSITNKMIDNLNLNLTEDGNSTAKFTTNEKQDAIKLWSGRRSRILISIINCSLLTKNFILAIEVLDDLLNLSEWNNEQIDIIKSAIGRVHLFLGDVLSAEKKFTFKNDKHDTLNVRELIDRGLMAVAQNAFQEAFNCFKAASIIEPTNIMLINNMAVCLLYNGQLKTAVQLLETNVTRNPIKFLQEPVLLNMCTLYELHTTHCKQSKLHLLRQMNRYKGDATDISCLKLT
- the LOC122859379 gene encoding XK-related protein 6; this encodes MENGVRVNDNSEEVEKLTLKIINNDKMKESNDDIDALFPIPNFGIDVGDVPLSKALVTKCDLFWICVSILTHLIDIGADLNLARSYYVGGMFGYFIWTVIFLFAPSFINIIVSIRMYNQDCEKNAENYKTQTLANKTVRNVLCWPAILIFQLAPVLRYIDCFNFALKSYNYKAKGDNLKQKKYYLKMLKEEQDIALLRVFECFLEAAPHQILQLTIMMINHDEQNINSNFIHQCISILSSLIGMGWAMASYHRSIRLAQWDKENITAIGSYLQFFWHFFITVSRIVAISAAATVFTMYTLIVAIVHWIIMTIWILFRPSGVEQFCRDLRKPPHARLTIVEKIKSWLFASVIGVISIFTYLKPSEGPTYWRHAFYYTICGIENVFACLIWIYFDVAVTKWYYELIIILCTAPFILGMSFMIIYYQFFHPATKKNIVNQ
- the LOC122859381 gene encoding dynein light chain roadblock-type 2; this translates as MAQEVEETMKRIQSHKGVVGTIVVNSEGIPIKTTMDNTTTVQYAGLISQLSDKARSVIRDLDPTNDLTFLRIRSKKHEVMVAPDKEFILIVVQNPVD